A genomic region of Terriglobales bacterium contains the following coding sequences:
- the nadC gene encoding carboxylating nicotinate-nucleotide diphosphorylase, whose protein sequence is MNWHSHRVTAILENALAEDKATRDSTTYACIDPQQRTVATVLAKQDCVLAGVGSVQRILEIFAVMDGTVTSHPDVTSHPEVFDGVRLHKGQTIAVVRHNARVALACERVILNVLQRMSGIATLTRRFVDAVAGTRVRILDTRKTVPGLRGLDKYAVRCGGGFNHRLDLSDGVLIKNNHIALAGSIAEALRRAHQNRRGEQPIECEVRSIAELEEALGNGAEAILLDNMSVEDVRFAVERVKQHTRRIPLEVSGGINLENVRAYAETGVEYISVGALTHSPMAVDMSMRMAPG, encoded by the coding sequence ATGAACTGGCACAGCCATCGCGTCACCGCCATCCTGGAGAACGCGCTCGCCGAGGACAAGGCGACGCGCGACTCGACGACCTACGCGTGCATCGATCCGCAGCAGCGCACGGTCGCAACCGTTCTTGCAAAGCAGGACTGCGTGCTCGCCGGCGTGGGCTCGGTGCAGCGCATCCTGGAAATTTTCGCGGTGATGGATGGAACAGTCACGTCGCACCCCGATGTCACTTCGCATCCCGAAGTTTTCGACGGCGTGCGGCTGCACAAAGGGCAGACGATTGCCGTCGTCCGGCACAATGCCCGCGTAGCGCTGGCCTGCGAGCGCGTGATCCTGAACGTGCTGCAGCGCATGAGCGGTATCGCGACGCTCACGCGGCGCTTCGTGGACGCGGTGGCGGGCACGCGCGTGCGCATCCTCGACACGCGCAAGACCGTGCCGGGACTGCGCGGGCTCGACAAGTACGCGGTGCGCTGTGGCGGCGGGTTCAATCACCGGCTCGACCTGAGCGACGGCGTGCTCATCAAGAACAACCACATCGCGCTGGCCGGCAGTATTGCCGAGGCGCTGCGGCGCGCGCACCAGAACCGCCGCGGCGAGCAGCCCATCGAGTGCGAAGTGCGCTCGATCGCCGAACTCGAGGAAGCGCTGGGCAACGGCGCCGAGGCCATCCTGCTGGACAACATGAGCGTGGAAGACGTGCGCTTCGCCGTGGAGCGCGTGAAGCAGCACACGCGGCGCATTCCGCTGGAGGTTTCGGGCGGGATCAATCTGGAGAACGTTCGCGCGTACGCGGAGACCGGCGTGGAGTATATCTCGGTCGGCGCCCTTACCCATTCGCCCATGGCGGTGGACATGAGCATGCGCATGGCGCCGGGGTAA